A window of Brettanomyces nanus chromosome 2, complete sequence contains these coding sequences:
- a CDS encoding uncharacterized protein (EggNog:ENOG41), whose product MTVKQTGATSEMAPTDGPASYDGSVVSVESTGISEPIESIGHNGLPSLPSSSSAHFSAGKRFREHPKGLSEPIGTSGTSGTSGDDLHSKSSKLLSDSMDDDDPDLSTHISFTKTRKVVIQVRKLTIGAKVYSEGVSWSNNAITRTFRRRPKAVDIESNASIKTILHPMSFDIPSNSLTCIIGGSGSGKTTLLNCLADRQFSKSTLFKVGEVHYNNDDNLTKIRHAYVIQQDIFIPTLTCFETLMYAAELKLPKLTSKKERARLVQEIILELGLKECANTIVGDHRRKGMSGGERRRLSVALQLVSNPSLLFLDEPTTGLDSYNAYLLCLTLQRLAKRMNKTIIMSIHQPRADIFKLFDKVLILSQGHLCYGDSFDKIFSHFASIGYPIPELKVNPADFLIDLVTVDTRTFEKEQESSMRMNTVSEKWEERMSQIDPIEPIAEASLQKTNEIFEEIGRAPFWREVGIHFRRNLKLQMRDPLGTISVVMEALLLGLITGWIFYKPGTTSAGIRSLESSLYMSSTLICYLYSLYEAYRLCQIDLKVFDRERLEGSISVRGFLIGRRLSKLITEDLAIPFFFSITAYFMIGLRVDSPKYFWKYFAGMLLFHINTMAIGMISSSLSRDVSIATLICNLNFTFQTMTNGMFVNAKQLPVYVRWCKYVAYQWYAFGYLISNQFTGFQGECAENASACYISSGNYIIKQLGFWPNWNALPICVVLAFLLGTYTLAGVILWLRPVDVSMGKEVKSYSKINNRVEYTNADITLRKGSKEIDNGVSVRIRDIELTVKSKVRKDEKVILRKVNADFQARKLNIIMGPSGSGKTSLLNLISGRLSSNLATSYSNSGKIYFNQFAIEDFSIVKPLCSYVTQEDDHLLSSLTVEETLGYAATLRLSKAHLSKEQRREIVDSIILQMGLRDCASTLVGNDLIKGISGGEKRRLSIAIQLLSSPKILFLDEPTSGLDAFTASSIIECLQNLADHGTTVVLTIHQPRSLDQFGTILLLAKGGKVAFDGTQEQLIRHFSAIGYTVPMFTNLGDFVIDLISYNTVSDKVERRTRARVEHILSRWDNDALALRDSQEVIYVQAKDTLRSEFTSYVKEPANFAVGFTVLAKRQWIGMLRDKNIIIARASQVTGMAVILALFFARLKHDQASVQNRFGLIQQMVALYFVGTLNNISGYPKERDYFYDEFNDDVVGIPSFFFSYLLIELPFEILPCLVFSVIMVFVIGFQYNAALFFGIFYTTTLVVNAGESLGISFNTALDHPGFSLTVISIFCSIAVCMSGLMAMTLDSFLKAMNYLSPPHYCVMLIANLTFTPGLSLYCKPNEKSDDGSCQFTSGEDVVNSYHLHTNMTLYWILITVVCIIHRAISFVFLKIKLTKIRIKKRKQT is encoded by the coding sequence ATGACAGTAAAGCAAACAGGTGCAACATCAGAAATGGCACCAACTGATGGCCCCGCTAGTTATGATGGTTCCGTTGTTTCTGTTGAGTCTACTGGAATATCGGAACCCATTGAATCCATTGGACACAATGGATTGCCTTCTCTCCCTAGTTCAAGCAGTGCGCACTTTTCGGCAGGCAAAAGGTTCCGCGAACATCCGAAGGGATTATCAGAGCCCATTGGAACCAGTGGTACCAGTGGTACCAGTGGTGATGATTTACATTCCAAGTCTTCTAAGCTACTCTCAGATAGTATGGACGATGATGACCCGGACCTTAGTACACATATTTCATTTACAAAAACTCGCAAGGTGGTCATTCAGGTGCGAAAATTGACAATTGGTGCTAAGGTGTACTCGGAAGGAGTTTCCTGGTCCAACAATGCTATTACTCGAACATTCAGACGCAGGCCTAAGGCtgttgatattgaatcCAATGCTTCCATTAAGACTATTTTACATCCGATGTCCTTTGATATCCCCAGCAATTCTCTTACATGTATTATTGGAGGTTCCGGTTCTGGAAAAACTACCTTGTTGAACTGTTTGGCCGATCGTCAATTCAGTAAGTCCActcttttcaaagtggGCGAAGTCCATTACaataatgatgataatcTTACAAAGATAAGACATGCGTACGTTATTCAACAGGATATTTTTATCCCCACTTTGACTTGTTTCGAGACTTTGATGTATGCTGCCGAGTTGAAACTTCCCAAACTTACttccaaaaaagagagagctCGATTGGTTCAGGAGATTATCTTGGAGTTGGGCTTAAAAGAATGCGCCAATACTATAGTAGGAGATCATCGTCGCAAAGGTATGAGTGGAGGAGAAAGACGTAGATTAAGCGTGGCACTTCAATTGGTTTCCAATCCCTCTCTACTTTTCTTAGATGAACCCACCACAGGATTGGATTCTTATAATGCCTATTTGCTCTGCCTCACATTACAAAGGCTCGCTAAACGTATGAACAAGACTATCATCATGAGCATCCATCAACCAAGGGCGGATATTTTTAAGCTTTTCGATAAAGTTCTTATCTTGTCTCAAGGCCATCTGTGCTATGGTGATAGTTTTGATAAGATATTCAGTCATTTTGCTTCCATTGGTTACCCTATCCCAGAACTTAAGGTCAACCCAGCAGACTTTTTAATTGATTTGGTTACCGTTGACACTAGaacttttgaaaaagaacaggaaTCTTCTATGAGGATGAACACCGTATCCGAAAAATGGGAAGAGCGCATGTCCCAAATTGATCCTATAGAACCAATAGCGGAGGCTTCACTTCAGAAAACCAACGAAATCTTTGAGGAGATTGGTAGAGCACCTTTTTGGCGTGAAGTCGGCATCCATTTCCGtcgaaatttgaaattgcAAATGAGAGATCCTTTAGGTACCATATCTGTCGTTATGGAGGCTTTACTTCTTGGTTTGATTACCGGATGGATTTTCTACAAACCTGGAACAACTTCTGCCGGTATTAGATCTTTGGAGTCATCCTTATACATGAGCTCTACCTTGATTTGCTACCTTTATTCATTATATGAAGCCTACAGGTTGTGCCAGATCGATCTTAAAGTCTTTGATAGAGAGAGATTAGAAGGCTCCATCTCCGTTCGAGGATTCCTCATTGGACGTCGACTTTCTAAGCTTATCACTGAGGATTTAGCaattcctttctttttctcaatAACTGCCTATTTCATGATCGGGTTAAGGGTAGACTCCCCAAAATATTTCTGGAAGTACTTTGCTGGTATGTTACTCTTTCACATAAATACTATGGCTATTGGtatgatttcttcttctctaagtCGTGATGTTTCTATTGCTACGTTGATCTGCAATCTTAACTTCACTTTCCAGACCATGACAAACGGTATGTTTGTTAATGCAAAGCAGCTACCTGTTTACGTCCGTTGGTGTAAATATGTTGCTTACCAGTGGTATGCGTTTGGTTATTTAATCAGTAACCAGTTCACCGGCTTCCAGGGCGAATGTGCTGAGAACGCAAGTGCATGCTACATCTCATCTGGCAACTATATCATCAAACAGCTTGGATTTTGGCCGAACTGGAATGCCTTGCCAATTTGTGTGGTGCTagcatttcttcttggaacaTACACACTTGCCGGTGTTATTCTTTGGTTGAGGCCAGTGGATGTTTCCATGGGCAAAGAGGTCAAATCTTACAGCAAGATTAATAATAGGGTTGAATATACAAATGCTGATATTACTCTGCGCAAGGGATCgaaggagattgataaTGGCGTGAGTGTTCGCATTCGAGACATTGAGCTCACAGTTAAGTCTAAGGTGCGTAAAGACGAAAAGGTCATTCTCCGTAAAGTCAATGCTGATTTCCAAGCTCGAAAATTGAATATCATTATGGGCCCTTCCGGATCTGGAAAGACTTCTTTACTCAACCTTATCTCTGGTCGGTTGTCCTCAAATCTAGCTACTTCCTACTCCAACTCGGGCAAAATCTATTTCAATCAGTTTGCAATCGAAGACTTTTCAATAGTGAAACCTCTTTGCTCTTACGTCACGCAAGAGGATGATCACTTATTGTCATCATTAactgttgaagaaacatTAGGCTATGCGGCAACTTTACGCCTTTCTAAAGCACACCTCTCGAAAGAGCAGCGTAGAGAAATAGTCGATAGCATCATTCTTCAGATGGGATTGCGTGATTGCGCCAGCACTCTTGTTGGTAACGATTTGATCAAGGGAATCTCCGGTGGAGAAAAGAGACGGTTATCTATAGCCATACAGCTTCTCTCATCTCCGAAGATCCTATTCCTAGATGAGCCTACCTCCGGCTTGGATGCGTTCACTGCGTCTTCCATCATCGAATGTCTTCAGAACTTGGCTGATCATGGGACAACGGTTGTACTGACCATCCACCAACCACGTAGTCTTGACCAGTTTGGAACCATCTTGCTTTTAGCGAAAGGCGGTAAAGTGGCCTTTGATGGAACCCAAGAACAGCTTATTCGGCATTTTTCTGCGATAGGATACACTGTTCCAATGTTCACTAATTTGGGAGATTTTGTCATTGATTTGATCTCCTATAACACAGTAAGCGACAAGGTCGAACGCAGAACTCGAGCCAGGGTGGAACATATTCTTTCTCGCTGGGATAACGATGCTTTAGCACTAAGAGACTCTCAAGAAGTTATTTATGTGCAAGCTAAAGACACTCTTAGGAGCGAATTCACTTCTTATGTGAAAGAGCCTGCCAACTTTGCCGTAGGATTTACAGTGCTTGCCAAACGTCAATGGATTGGCATGCTGAGAGATAAAAACATTATCATCGCTAGAGCGTCGCAAGTTACTGGTATGGCTGTCATATTGGCACTTTTCTTTGCAAGACTAAAGCACGACCAAGCCAGTGTTCAGAACAGATTTGGTCTTATTCAGCAAATGGTGGCTCTATACTTTGTTGGCACTCTCAATAACATATCTGGATATCCTAAGGAGAGAGACTATTTCTACGATGAGttcaatgatgatgtcGTTGGAATTCCCTCGTTTTTTTTCAGCTACTTACTTATTGAACTTCCATTTGAGATACTTCCCTGTCTTGTGTTTTCCGTTATTATGGTGTTTGTCATTGGATTCCAATACAACGCCGCCTTATTCTTTGGTATATTTTATACCACTACATTGGTTGTCAACGCCGGCGAGTCTTTAGGTATCTCTTTTAACACCGCTCTTGATCATCCGGGATTCTCGTTAACTGTGATTTCCATATTTTGCTCGATTGCCGTGTGTATGTCCGGTTTAATGGCTATGACTTTGGACTCGTTCCTAAAGGCAATGAACTATCTATCTCCTCCTCACTATTGCGTGATGCTCATTGCGAACCTAACGTTCACTCCTGGCTTGAGTTTGTACTGTAAGCCAAACGAAAAGTCCGATGACGGATCCTGCCAATTTACAAGCGGTGAAGATGTTGTGAACTCTTACCATCTTCATACTAATATGACCCTATACTGGATTCTAATTACTGTCGTCTGTATCATCCACAGAGCCATTTCCTTCGTCTTTCTCAAGATCAAACTCACCAAGATTAGAATCAAGAAGCGCAAACAAACGTAA
- a CDS encoding uncharacterized protein (EggNog:ENOG41) — translation MVKYIYDHPPGLPRVATSVQDYYDTSLNTIEWRISNLNVVPGDRFFVFWFMLSSYFPLISGCIGPLSNMMSLFAIACAWKTKEDDSSDEIYSESPDEYWVYLLNGISVLLALISNFFLILNFRKKVRYTVSQVVSVSGWFLGSVILMALVIAYHAFFYQNHLDDDYILGYGFYFAIVTVCLHFLNFVLLFLNEMGFLLKKYQPVFNINDVQKSLIFQSLALSIWLITGSAMCMKLFDASFGFSLYYCIISIVTIGEQQDVPANSTAEGLTTVWILIGLVVFGLIVASVFDTVIDFSRSTLYWHRLATTKRVQLELKRGTIVGNQEAYQFMRGVDDMADISQKIHSLVTSSIVFSVIFLFGALGFCLIEHWSYSKACYFCFCCLMTLGCGGLIPVTVGGRVLFCVWALASIPSMTTLVSSLSGLIFSRLKKINDIDMYDIFFNITNNHHHFKLIAKLFRAKKDSIDLDDLDVLMHETDVSISKLSEKKESSSRGLPASTDDFNEVDVVSSKVPIKSVYAAVPLPTHPVDTLYSFIFNNNKLSSLEFINSPQFIDRVTMSTHLSNYIREGCEVVRYDKGRIQSARENLLKAFNFLDSSFDEQTFLRNYELTEGFDAVEPDVDTNTSKNVLKLPNGIIQTMFHKKNDFVLKNLSSFQILLSELKKAMLLMCLKPEFQYTFEDWDRFLQLTQNSDYLEDNENGQFWIGDRSPLGYPNLEPQYFAMTYLRHLESKLHRFAWDYDMDNYKPNEKPIDVAKVNHQ, via the exons ATGGTG AAATATATTTATGATCATCCTCCAGGTCTTCCTAGAGTTGCTACCTCTGTTCAGGATTATTACGATACTTCTCTAAACACAATTGAATGGAGAATTTCAAATCTTAATGTGGTCCCAGGTGATCGattctttgtcttttgGTTCATGTTGTCCTCATATTTCCCCCTCATATCAGGCTGTATAGGACCGTTATCCAATATGATGTCGCTCTTCGCTATCGCTTGTGCCTGGaagacaaaagaagatgactcTTCTGATGAAATCTACTCTGAGTCACCTGACGAATATTGGGTCTACTTGCTCAATGGTATATCTGTTTTACTGGCCCTCatatccaacttcttcttgattctAAACTTTAGAAAGAAGGTCAGGTACACTGTTTCTCAGGTGGTCAGTGTTAGTGGTTGGTTTCTAGGAAGTGTTATCCTTATGGCTTTGGTTATAGCGTACCACGCATTCTTTTATCAGAATCATCTTGACGACGATTATATTCTTGGTTATGGCTTCTATTTCGCCATTGTTACCGTCTGtcttcatttcttgaactttgtgcttcttttcttgaacgAAATGGGctttttgttgaagaagtacCAACCCGTTTTCAACATTAATGATGTCCAAAAAAGcttgatttttcaatctttaGCTTTGTCAATTTGGTTGATAACTGGTTCCGCTATGTGCATGAAGTTGTTCGATGCCTCCTTTGGTTTCAGTCTATATTACTGTATCATATCCATTGTCACCATTGGTGAACAGCAGGATGTTCCTGCAAACTCCACGGCCGAAGGTTTGACTACTGTCTGGATCCTTATTGGTCTTGTTGTCTTTGGTTTGATTGTTGCCAGTGTCTTTGATACCGTAATCGACTTCTCTCGCTCAACTTTGTACTGGCATCGTCTCGCAACCACTAAAAGAGTTCAACTTGAATTGAAAAGGGGCACCATAGTAGGAAATCAAGAGGCTTATCAGTTCATGAGAGGGGTCGATGATATGGCTGACATTTCGCAAAAGATACATTCTTTAGTTACCTCTTCGATCGTGTTTTCCgtcatttttctcttcgGTGCGCTTGGTTTCTGTCTCATCGAACATTGGTCATACAGTAAGGCGTGCTatttttgcttttgctgTTTGATGACTCTTGGTTGCGGTGGTCTTATTCCAGTCACTGTTGGTGGTCGGGTCCTTTTCTGCGTTTGGGCTCTAGCCTCCATTCCTTCCATGACTACATTAGTCTCCAGTCTCAGCGGTTTGATCTTCAGtagattgaagaaaatcaatGACATCGACATGTATGatatattcttcaacattaCCAATAACCATCATCATTTCAAGCTTATTGCAAAATTGTTTAGGGCTAAGAAGGACTCTATTGATTTGGACGATTTGGATGTTCTTATGCATGAAACGGATGTTTCTATTTCAAAGCTgtctgagaagaaggagtcCTCCAGTCGTGGTTTACCTGCTTCGACGGATGACTTCAATGAGGTCGATGTTGTGTCATCTAAAGTGCCCATTAAGTCGGTCTACGCTGCTGTGCCACTTCCCACCCATCCTGTTGATACCTTGTACTCGTTTATTTTTAACAACAATAAGCTTTCGAGCTTGGAATTTATCAATAGTCCCCAATTCATTGATAGAGTGACCATGTCCACACATCTATCCAATTACATTCGTGAAGGTTGCGAAGTGGTAAGATACGATAAAGGTCGTATTCAAAGTGCCAGGGAGAATTTACTGAAGGCATTTAATTTTCTCGATAGTAGCTTCGATGAACAGACTTTCCTTAGGAACTACGAACTTACAGAAGGGTTCGATGCTGTGGAACCAGATGTTGATACAAACACTTCAAAGAACGTTCTTAAATTACCAAATGGTATCATTCAAACAATGTTTCACAAAAAGAACGATTTCGTCTTGAAAAACCTTTCTTCGTTTCAGATCTTGCTGTCTGAATTGAAAAAGGCCATGCTATTAATGTGTCTCAAACCGGAGTTCCAGTACACTTTTGAGGACTGGGACCGTTTCTTACAGTTGACGCAAAACTCTGACTATCTCGAAGATAATGAAAATGGGCAGTTCTGGATCGGAGATAGGTCGCCATTGGGGTATCCTAACCTTGAGCCTCAGTACTTTGCAATGACATACTTGCGACATCTCGAATCAAAACTGCACCGATTTGCATGGGATTACGACATGGATAATTATAAACCTAATGAGAAACCAATAGATGTTGCAAAGGTCAATCATCAATGA
- the TEF1_1 gene encoding translation elongation factor EF-1 alpha, giving the protein MVTILLQGKEKLHINVVVIGHVDSGKSTTTGHLIYKCGGIDKRTIEKFEKEAAEMGKGSFKYAWVLDKLKAERERGITIDIALWKFETPKYHVTVIDAPGHRDFIKNMITGTSQADCAILIIAGGVGEFEAGISKDGQTREHALLAHTLGVQQLIVAVNKMDSVKWSEDRFEEIKKEVSNFIKKVGYNPKKVPFVPISGWNGDNMIEPSPNCPWYKGWVKEGKSGVVKGKTLLEAIDAVEPPSRPTGKPLRLPLQDVYKIGGVGTVPVGRVETGIIKAGQTVVFAPVGVTSEVKSVEMHHETLVEGVPGDNVGFNVKNVSVKEIKRGYVAGDAKDDPPKGAASFTAQVIILNHPGHIQAGYSPVVDCHTAHIACRFDELLQKIDRRTGKVTEDHPKFVKRGDAAMVKMVPSKPMVVEAFTDYPPLGRFAVRDMRQTVAVGVVKSVEKTDKFAVAAAKAKK; this is encoded by the exons ATGGTAA CTATATTATTACAGGGTAAGGAAAAATTACATATTAACGTTGTCGTTATTGGTCACGTCGATTCTGGTAAATCTACCACCACCGGTCACTTAATCTACAAGTGCGGTGGTATCGACAAGAGAACTATTGAGaagtttgaaaaggaagCCGCCGAAATGGGAAAAGGTTCCTTCAAGTATGCTTGGGTTTTGGACAAGCTTAAAgctgaaagagaaagaggtaTTACCATTGATATCGCTTTGTGGAAGTTTGAGACTCCAAAGTATCATGTTACCGTCATTGATGCCCCAGGTCACAGAGATTTCATTAAGAATATGATCACTGGTACCTCCCAGGCTGACTGTGCCATCTTGATTATTGCTGGTGGTGTTGGTGAGTTTGAGGCTGGTATTTCTAAGGATGGTCAGACCAGAGAGCATGCCTTGTTAGCCCATACTTTGGGTGTCCAGCAATTGATTGTTGCTGTCAACAAGATGGACTCTGTCAAATGGTCCGAGGacagatttgaagagattaagaaggaagtgtccaacttcatcaaaaaGGTTGGTTACAACCCAAAGAAGGTTCCATTCGTCCCAATTTCGGGTTGGAATGGTGATAATATGATCGAGCCTTCTCCTAACTGCCCATGGTACAAGGGATGGGTTAAGGAAGGAAAGTCCGGTGTTGTTAAGGGCAAGACCTTGTTGGAGGCTATTGACGCCGTCGAGCCACCTTCGAGACCAACCGGTAAGCCATTGAGATTGCCATTGCAAGATGTCTACAAGATCGGTGGTGTTGGTACCGTTCCAGTCGGAAGAGTTGAGACCGGTATTATTAAGGCAGGTCAGACCGTTGTCTTTGCACCAGTCGGTGTCACCTCTGAGGTTAAGTCCGTTGAGATGCATCATGAAACTTTGGTTGAAGGTGTTCCAGGTGATAACGTTGGATTCAACGTTAAGAATGTCTCTGTTAAGGAGATCAAGAGAGGTTATGTTGCCGGTGATGCCAAGGACGACCCACCAAAGGgtgctgcttctttcaCGGCTCAGGTGATTATCTTGAACCATCCAGGTCACATCCAGGCTGGTTACTCTCCAGTTGTTGATTGCCATACTGCTCATATTGCCTGCAGGTTCGATGAGTTACTCCAGAAGATTGATAGAAGAACTGGTAAGGTGACTGAAGATCACCCTAAGTTTGTCAAGAGAGGTGATGCCGCTATGGTTAAAATGGTTCCAAGTAAGCCTATGGTTGTTGAGGCCTTTACCGATTACCCACCTTTGGGAAGATTTGCTGTTAGAGATATGAGACAGACTGTTGCTGTCGGTGTTGTCAAGTCCGTTGAGAAGACTGATAAGTTTGCCGTTGCTGCTGCCAAGGCTAAGAAATAA